The genomic stretch CATTTCATGCTGCGCTTCAGGCAGTGCCTCGGTCATATCGGTAGCGATAAAACCGGGCGCAACGGCGTTGACCGTGATGGCACGAGACGCCACTTCACGCGCCAGTGCGCGACTAAAGCCTTCCATACCGGCCTTGGCCGCCGCGTAGTTCGCCTGCCCCAGGTTCCCCATGGTCGCCACGACAGAGCTGATCGACACGATCCGCCCAAAACGCGCCTTGGTCATTCCCCGTAAACAGGCCTTGCTGACACGATAGACGGATTTGAGGTTGGTATCCATGACGGAATCCCACTCTTCCTCTTTCATCCGCATTAGGAGGTTATCACGGGTAATCCCCGCGTTGTTAACCAAAATCGTTGGCGCACCAAAGCGCTCGCCAATCGTCTTGAGCACCTCATCGATGCTCGCCTGGTCGGTGACGTTCAGGCACATGCCCGCGCCTTCGATGCCGTTGGCTTTCAAATCGGCATCGATGTTCTCGGCGCCAGCGGGGCTGGTGGCCGTTCCAATGACGATGCGTCCCTGGCGACCAAGCTCATGAGCAATGGCGCGACCAATACCGCGGCTCGCTCCCGTCACTAGGGCGACACGTTTTTCTTGCGTCATAACACGTTTCCTTCCACTGAACTAAGCAAGGGTAGCTGATATTCGCCGTTTATCACGCATTACCCGCTAATGTTTCGCGCGCAAGCTCGAGTGCTGCATCCAAACTGTCGGGGTCGTTGACCGCTAACCCCTTGGCACCGCGAACGATACGCTTATTGAGGCCAGTTAGCACCTTGCCCGGACCACACTCAATGAAGACATTAGCACCTTGCTCCGCCATGGCTTCAACGCAGGAGGACCACCGCACGGGTTGGTAGAGCTGCTCGATCAAACGAGTACGAAGCGTGTCGACATCCGCATGGGCTTGGGCGTCGACGTTTTGAATCACCGTGTAACGGGGGGCACGCAGTTCGATCGACTGCATCGCCTCGGCAAGACGCTCGGCTGCCGGGCGCATTAACGCGCAGTGGGAAGGCACCGAGACCGGCAAGGCCAGAGCACGCTTAGCGCCTGCCTCTTGGCAAGCCGTTATCGCGCGCTCGACGGCGGCCTTGCTGCCTGCAATCACGACCTGCCCTGGGGAGTTATAGTTCACGGCGGACACGACATCACCTTGCGCAGCGCTGGCACAGGCGGCCTCTACGGCGGCATCGTCCAAGCCGAGGATGGCGGCCATACCGCCTTGTCCGGCGGGCACGGCTTCCTGCATCGCTTCGCCGCGCAGGCGAACGAGCTGCACACCTTCGGCAAACCCCATCACGCCGGCACAGACCATCGCACTGTACTCGCCAAGGCTATGACCTGCCATCACGCTGGGACGGGGACCTTCCAGCTCTTGCCACACACGCCAGATAGCCACACTGGACGTGAGTAGCGCAGGCTGGGTGCAAGCCGTGGCATTCAGCGCGTCTTCGGGACCTTCCTGGACGACCTTCCACAGGTCATAGCCCAGCGCGTCGGACGCTTCCTCAAATGTCGTTCCCACCACACTGTAGCGCTCGGCCAGCTCTCGCAGCATTCCAAGCTGCTGAGAGCCTTGCCCGGGAAAAATGAGGGCAAGGGGTTGAGACATGTCGTTCACCTTTGCTCTTGTAGGCATTTGCTCAGTTGAGCGATAGGCGTGGTCATCGGCAACGCTGACGAGCAGCGCAAGGCATCTCCTACTGCCGCCGATCACCCGCAAAAGTCATACAACGTCATGTGGCACCTTCTCACTTGCCGCGGGCTTACGCCCAACGCTTGGCAAGCTGCATCGGCAGGTCGTGCTCGACCTCTTGCAAGGCTCGCTGAATAGCATAGTAGAACCCATCTGCCCGGGTACCACCATGACTCTTCACCACAATCCGTTTTAGCCCAAGTAGGCTTGCGCCGTTATATCGAACGGGATCAAGCTCTTGCTTGAGCCGTTTCAGCACAGGTTTGGCCAGTACACTTGCCAAGCGCCCGCATAGGCGTGACTCGAACGCCATCTGCACACGCTCTACCAACATACGGGTCAAACCTTCGCTCGCCTTCAACGTCACGTTACCGACAAAGCCATCGCACACCATGACATCAATCTCGCCCTGAAAGATGTCGCCGCCTTCCGCATAGCCTTGATAGGCAAAGGGCAGTGATGATGCCCTCTCCTGAAGCAGGCGATTCGCTTCACGCACCACGACACTGCCTTTGGTCGCCTCGGCACCAACGTTCAACAGCGCCACCCGTGGATGCACGACACCATCCACACAGTGCGCCATAGCGGCTCCCAGCACGGCAAAATCGACGAGCCGAGAAGCAGGAGAATCCACATTGGCCCCTAAGTCCAACAAATAACAGCGTCGACCGCCTCGCGTTGGAATCGCAGTGCTGATAGCGGGCCGTGAAAACCCTGCAATCATGCCTAACTCGCGTCGAGCCAGTGCGACTAGCGCCGCTGTATTACCAGCGCTAACCCCCGCCATGGCACGGCCGTCCGAGACATCTCGCAGCATGTGCGCCATGCTCGTATCGTGACCATGGCGGAGCGCCCAGGCCGCCGAGGCGTGTTGCGATACCACGCTAGGCGCATCGTAGGCGACTAAACGTGACGCTGCCGCAGCCAGAGGCTGCGGCAAGCGCAAAAGCTCAGCGGTAATCCGCTGGCGGGGGCCGAACAGAGCGAGCTCAAGGTCAGGACGTTCGATCACTGCCTTTGCAGAGCCTTCGATAATGGCACGGGGGCCTTGGTCACCCCCCATAACATCAATCGCTAGGCGCATTGCACCCACGCTGTTCCGCCACTCGTTAGGATGTTAAGGATTAAACCTCAACGACCTTACGACCACGGTAGAAACCGTCCGGAGAGACGTGGTGACGCAGGTGAGTCGTACCGGTTTCTTTGTCCTGAGACAGAGTCGGTGCGCTCAGCGCATCGTGGCTACGACGCATACCGCGCTTGGAACGAGTTTTACGGTTCTGTTGAACTGCCATGGGTGTTTACTCCAAGGTATGTAGGGTAAGTGATGCTTACTTTTTGCCTTTCAAAGCGCCACTGCTTTTCAAAGCATTGAGCACCGCGAAAGGGTTCTTGGCTGAAGCGGACTCGTCCGCCGCGCCTTCGGTCTTGCTGACCAGCTGCTCCGCCGAGACATGGCATTCGGTCTCATCGTGATAGACCACTTGAGGCAAGCTGAGAATGAGCTCATCCTCAACCACCGTCAGCAAGTCCAGCTGTTCATTTTCCACCAGCACCGGCTCATGACTGGCAGGCAGCTCGGCGGCCAAGGCTTCGTCGGTAATCATTCCAAGCAGGAAGTCACTAGCAACGTCTTGGCTAAGCGGCACCATACAGCGGCGACAAGGCAGCGCCAGGGTCGCTTGCAAATGGCCACGAATTTCGCGACGGCCTTGGGCATCCACACCAAACTCGAGCACGACATGACAGTCGCCGGTTTGGTCACCTGCTTCTTCAGCAAGGCGGGGCAGCTTATTCAGCGCCACTGAGCCTTCGAGTCGTTCGCGGCGGGCTGCAAGCTTATAAGGCTCAACCCGGCTGGGGAGTTGTGAGGTCAACATAGGCGCGCAATGATAGGCACTCGCCCCCCTGGTGTCAAAGCTCATGGCATAATTCTTCTCGGTTTATCGATGACAATAGCACCATTAGGCATGTCACTACGCTTTCGCTACACTCACTACCGGTGCTTATTGCACCCTTCAGGCCACAAGGAGACGACAGTGCCGCAAACGCAAAACGCCCCCCTCGTGCTCGCTTCTAGCTCCCGCTTTCGCCAAGCGCTACTAGACCGACTGCACTTGCCCTACCAGTGCCATTCACCCGACATCGATGAAACGCCCCTCGATGGCGAGTCTCCCCAGGCATTAGTGCATCGTCTCGCATTGAGCAAAGCCAACGCGGTGGCCGAACGTTTTCCACAGCACTGCATCATAGGCTCCGACCAAATTGCGCTGTTCGAGGGTGACATTCTCGGCAAACCGCACACGGCAGAGCGCGCTCGCGCCAACCTGGCGCGCTTTTCAGGACACAAGGTAACGTTTTTGACGGGCCTCGCTTTGGTCGACACACGCCATCAGCGCCACCACGTGCACATCGAACCGTTCGAGGTCGTGTTCCGCACCTTGAGCGAACAGGAAATCGAGCGTTACGTCACACTGGAAAAACCCCTCGATAGCGCTGGCAGCTTTCGCATGGAAGGGCTAGGCATCGCGCTCTTCGAGCGCCTCGAGGGGCGTGACCCCAACGCGCTGATCGGGCTACCGCTCATTGCACTCTGCGACATGCTTCGCCAAGTGGGCATGAACCCCCTTGGCGATGCCTGACGCTACTGAACTTGAAACTTTATTGGCGCATGACGGGTGTGAACACCCAGCACCTCGGCCGCCGCCTGAGTAAAGCGACGCGTTAGACGCTCGAAGGGATCCAAGCGCGGCGTGTAGTTCTCCCAGGACGCCTCGCCCACCTGGGCACGAGCAACCTGCTCCAGGCTCGCCAACTCGTCGACCAACCCTAAGCCCAACGCCTGCTCGCCGCTCCAGATCAGCCCGGAAAAAATATCCGGGCTGTCACTCAAACGCTCCCCTCGCCCTGCTTGCACATCGTCGATGAACTGCTCATGGGTTTGGGTGAGCACGCTTTGCCAGAAGCGCGCCACGTCCTCATCCAACGGCTGAAACGGGTCCAGAAACGCTTTGTTCTCGCCCGCCGTCATGACACGACGCTCCACCCCCAACTCGGCAATGGCCTCTTGAAAACCGAATCCGGCATAAATGACTCCAATCGACCCTACCAAGCTGGCGGGAGACGCCACGATCTCATCAGCCGCTGCCGCGATGTAATACGCACCGCTGGCACCAATGTCTTCGATCACCGCAATGATCGGCTTATCACCCTGCTCACGCAGGCGCATGATTTCGGTGTAGATACGTTGCGACTGAACAGGGCTCCCCCCCGGGCTGTCGATGTGCAGCACGACGGCGGCGGCACCGGGATTTTCCCACGCTCGGTTCAAACCTTGAATGATGCGCTCCGCATTGGCTGGGGCATCGCTGGCGATGACCCCATGGACTTCCACCAGCGCCAAATGCTGCTGGGCGGGCACGGCGGCGGTCGGCTCCGCCAAGAACACGCGATAGAGCGTCGTCGTCAGCGAGATCAATACCAGCGCGAGCAGCATGAGCCGGAAGAACAGTTTCCAGCGGCGACTTCGACGCTGTTCGGTCAGCACACCACCGATCCAACGATCCATCATCTCGAGCTGAGCCAGCCGCTGTCGCTCTCGCAGCGTCTCGGCGTCGTCCCCTTGCGCACCTACCGGTGCTGACGCCCCCTCTTGAGCAGGTACTTCGGGCCCTTGCGTCCAGCGATCATGGTCACTCGGCGACGCACGGTCTCCAGGCGCCTGCCCATGACGCTCATCGCGCCGCTGATCATCACTCATCGTCGATTCCTACGTTGCGTTTCTTGAAGTCTTGACCTGCCCATCCTGAGACTCGCCGTAAAGCCACTGGAATAGCGACGGTATGTCGTCAGCCACCCATATGGGCTGACTGGCCGCTAAACGGGCGGGCGTGTGCACCCCGTATGTCACGCCCACTCGATCCATTCCCAAGGCGCGAGCCATCTCCAAATCGTACTCCGTATCCCCCACCATGACCGCCCGTTCTACCGGCACCTGCAGCTCGACCAATATCTCATGCAGCATTTGTGGGTGCGGCTTCGAGCGAGTTTCATCGGCAGTGCGGCTCGCGTGAAAAAACTGGCCGCTCCCCGTCTCGCGAAAGATGCGATCGAGCCCGCGACGGCTTTTACCCGTCGCGACCGCAAGCCGTTGCTGAGGGCGTTCTCGCAATTTAGCCAAGTGCGCCTCCACTCCGTCGAAAAAGGGCATCGGCGTCGTGTTCCCCTCCACGAAGTGGTGAGAGTAACGCTGGCGCAGCCGCTCGGCCTGCTCCGGAGAAATGCCCGGACACAGTTTAGCGATCGCTTCGGGTAGCCCCAGCCCAATAATGTCTTCGATGGCCTTCACGTCCAATTCGCCCCATTCGGCATCTGCCGCTGCGGCCTGCATGCAGGCAACGATTTTGGGCACGGAATTCATCAACGTGCCGTCCCAATCGAAGATAATCAGCTCGTAACGCATACCCTTCCCCTTATTGACGTGCGCGATTGAGCGTCTCTTCGAGCGCTTCTGGAAGCGGCGCTTTTACCGTCACCGGCCTGCCATTACCGGGCTCTGGAAACGTCAGCGAACGTGCGTGGAGGAATAGACGACCCAACCCTAACTGCTTGGTCAACAAACCGCTGTCACGGGTCGCGTATTTATCGTCGCCTAACAGCGCGTGCCCGGCATGCGCGGCGTGCACACGAATCTGATGGGTGCGCCCGGTCACGGGCTCCGCTTCGATCAGCGTGACTTTCTCGAACGTCTCCACCACCGAGAAGTGAGTACGCGACACCTTGCCATTGGGGTCTACCCGTACGCGTCGCTCACCGTTGCCCGCGTCGAAACGGTCTAACCGGGCGCTTTCGTATGTTTTGCGGGCAGGCCAGCGCCCGGCGACCAGCGCCAAATAGCGCTTGTCCATGCCGTGCTTTTTCAACGCATCGTTGAGGGTAACCAGCGCATCGCGGGACTTGGCGAGTAGCAAACAGCCAGAGGTATCACGATCGAGACGATGCACTAGCTCCAGGAACGTCAGATCGTCACGCACTTGGCGCAACGCCTCGATCAAGCCAATCTTGACACCGCTTCCTCCATGGACGGCCAGCCCGGACGGCTTGTTCAGCACCATCCAATCGGGGCCTTCCATGATCACGCTCCCCACCAGTAGGTCGCGCAGGTTGTCGCTGACCTCTTTTACCGCCTCCTTAGGCGCTAGGCGCAGCGGCGGCACTCGTACCAAGTCGCCAGACTGAAGGCGATAATCGACCTTGACCCGTTTTTTATTGACG from Halomonas meridiana encodes the following:
- the rpmF gene encoding 50S ribosomal protein L32 → MAVQQNRKTRSKRGMRRSHDALSAPTLSQDKETGTTHLRHHVSPDGFYRGRKVVEV
- the fabG gene encoding 3-oxoacyl-ACP reductase FabG, giving the protein MTQEKRVALVTGASRGIGRAIAHELGRQGRIVIGTATSPAGAENIDADLKANGIEGAGMCLNVTDQASIDEVLKTIGERFGAPTILVNNAGITRDNLLMRMKEEEWDSVMDTNLKSVYRVSKACLRGMTKARFGRIVSISSVVATMGNLGQANYAAAKAGMEGFSRALAREVASRAITVNAVAPGFIATDMTEALPEAQHEMLLKQIPLARLGGPEEIAAAVGFLTSDAAGYITGETLHVNGGMNMR
- the fabD gene encoding ACP S-malonyltransferase, coding for MSQPLALIFPGQGSQQLGMLRELAERYSVVGTTFEEASDALGYDLWKVVQEGPEDALNATACTQPALLTSSVAIWRVWQELEGPRPSVMAGHSLGEYSAMVCAGVMGFAEGVQLVRLRGEAMQEAVPAGQGGMAAILGLDDAAVEAACASAAQGDVVSAVNYNSPGQVVIAGSKAAVERAITACQEAGAKRALALPVSVPSHCALMRPAAERLAEAMQSIELRAPRYTVIQNVDAQAHADVDTLRTRLIEQLYQPVRWSSCVEAMAEQGANVFIECGPGKVLTGLNKRIVRGAKGLAVNDPDSLDAALELARETLAGNA
- the plsX gene encoding phosphate acyltransferase PlsX — its product is MRLAIDVMGGDQGPRAIIEGSAKAVIERPDLELALFGPRQRITAELLRLPQPLAAAASRLVAYDAPSVVSQHASAAWALRHGHDTSMAHMLRDVSDGRAMAGVSAGNTAALVALARRELGMIAGFSRPAISTAIPTRGGRRCYLLDLGANVDSPASRLVDFAVLGAAMAHCVDGVVHPRVALLNVGAEATKGSVVVREANRLLQERASSLPFAYQGYAEGGDIFQGEIDVMVCDGFVGNVTLKASEGLTRMLVERVQMAFESRLCGRLASVLAKPVLKRLKQELDPVRYNGASLLGLKRIVVKSHGGTRADGFYYAIQRALQEVEHDLPMQLAKRWA
- a CDS encoding RluA family pseudouridine synthase, whose product is MSEGREVQWVEIAPEQAGQRIDNFLMTRLKGAPRALIYRIVRKGEVRVNKKRVKVDYRLQSGDLVRVPPLRLAPKEAVKEVSDNLRDLLVGSVIMEGPDWMVLNKPSGLAVHGGSGVKIGLIEALRQVRDDLTFLELVHRLDRDTSGCLLLAKSRDALVTLNDALKKHGMDKRYLALVAGRWPARKTYESARLDRFDAGNGERRVRVDPNGKVSRTHFSVVETFEKVTLIEAEPVTGRTHQIRVHAAHAGHALLGDDKYATRDSGLLTKQLGLGRLFLHARSLTFPEPGNGRPVTVKAPLPEALEETLNRARQ
- the sppA gene encoding signal peptide peptidase SppA, which codes for MSDDQRRDERHGQAPGDRASPSDHDRWTQGPEVPAQEGASAPVGAQGDDAETLRERQRLAQLEMMDRWIGGVLTEQRRSRRWKLFFRLMLLALVLISLTTTLYRVFLAEPTAAVPAQQHLALVEVHGVIASDAPANAERIIQGLNRAWENPGAAAVVLHIDSPGGSPVQSQRIYTEIMRLREQGDKPIIAVIEDIGASGAYYIAAAADEIVASPASLVGSIGVIYAGFGFQEAIAELGVERRVMTAGENKAFLDPFQPLDEDVARFWQSVLTQTHEQFIDDVQAGRGERLSDSPDIFSGLIWSGEQALGLGLVDELASLEQVARAQVGEASWENYTPRLDPFERLTRRFTQAAAEVLGVHTRHAPIKFQVQ
- a CDS encoding HAD family hydrolase, which gives rise to MRYELIIFDWDGTLMNSVPKIVACMQAAAADAEWGELDVKAIEDIIGLGLPEAIAKLCPGISPEQAERLRQRYSHHFVEGNTTPMPFFDGVEAHLAKLRERPQQRLAVATGKSRRGLDRIFRETGSGQFFHASRTADETRSKPHPQMLHEILVELQVPVERAVMVGDTEYDLEMARALGMDRVGVTYGVHTPARLAASQPIWVADDIPSLFQWLYGESQDGQVKTSRNAT
- a CDS encoding YceD family protein, which encodes MLTSQLPSRVEPYKLAARRERLEGSVALNKLPRLAEEAGDQTGDCHVVLEFGVDAQGRREIRGHLQATLALPCRRCMVPLSQDVASDFLLGMITDEALAAELPASHEPVLVENEQLDLLTVVEDELILSLPQVVYHDETECHVSAEQLVSKTEGAADESASAKNPFAVLNALKSSGALKGKK
- a CDS encoding nucleoside triphosphate pyrophosphatase; the encoded protein is MPQTQNAPLVLASSSRFRQALLDRLHLPYQCHSPDIDETPLDGESPQALVHRLALSKANAVAERFPQHCIIGSDQIALFEGDILGKPHTAERARANLARFSGHKVTFLTGLALVDTRHQRHHVHIEPFEVVFRTLSEQEIERYVTLEKPLDSAGSFRMEGLGIALFERLEGRDPNALIGLPLIALCDMLRQVGMNPLGDA